A stretch of the Campylobacteraceae bacterium genome encodes the following:
- the pdxA gene encoding 4-hydroxythreonine-4-phosphate dehydrogenase: protein MESVKKKIAISVGDLNGIGIQIILSQHEIISNLCQPIYCINKKMLEQASFLLNIPIPDNFVLHESKGEFKIKPSCVSKKAGLYSYVSFLDAISLSKNKKTHALVTLPINKESWNKAGITYKGHTEVLRDIFGQNAIMMLGCEKMFVSLYTEHMSLKDVIKEIKTKKILTFLLNFYECVKSDNIAVLALNPHASDNGVLGNEEKYIIKAIKKANLILKKEVFKGPLVPDTAFSPSNRANFTYYVAMYHDQGLIPLKALYFDESINISLNLPIKRTSVDHGTAFDIAYKNKKINSKSYINAVKEAIR from the coding sequence ATGGAAAGTGTTAAAAAGAAAATTGCAATTTCAGTTGGAGATTTAAATGGAATTGGTATACAAATTATTTTATCGCAACATGAAATAATATCAAACTTATGCCAACCCATTTACTGTATTAATAAAAAAATGTTAGAACAAGCAAGTTTTTTGTTAAATATTCCTATTCCTGATAATTTTGTTTTACATGAAAGCAAGGGGGAATTTAAAATAAAACCCTCCTGTGTATCTAAAAAAGCGGGATTATATTCTTATGTTTCTTTTTTAGATGCTATTAGCCTTAGCAAAAACAAAAAAACCCATGCATTAGTAACTTTACCTATTAATAAAGAATCCTGGAACAAAGCAGGTATTACGTATAAAGGTCATACAGAAGTATTAAGAGATATATTTGGACAAAATGCTATTATGATGTTGGGTTGCGAAAAAATGTTTGTATCTTTGTATACAGAACATATGTCATTAAAAGATGTTATAAAAGAAATTAAAACAAAAAAAATATTAACTTTTTTACTTAATTTTTATGAATGTGTAAAAAGTGATAATATCGCCGTATTAGCATTAAATCCACATGCAAGTGATAATGGTGTTTTAGGAAATGAAGAAAAGTACATAATAAAAGCCATAAAAAAAGCAAATCTTATACTTAAAAAAGAAGTATTTAAAGGACCCTTAGTTCCAGATACTGCTTTCTCTCCATCTAATAGAGCGAACTTCACTTATTATGTTGCTATGTATCATGACCAAGGATTAATTCCTTTAAAAGCTCTGTATTTTGATGAAAGTATTAATATATCATTAAACTTACCCATCAAAAGAACTTCAGTAGATCATGGAACTGCTTTTGATATTGCGTATAAAAACAAAAAAATAAACAGCAAATCTTATATCAATGCTGTAAAAGAAGCTATAAGATAA
- a CDS encoding ATP-binding protein produces the protein MKTLEACYELNFSKVNFLERKTRIKDNYTLLIGPPKAGKSFLIYDYLSTKIESSYLYIDFENFKNTQINKNDLDIFLTENKIKILVLENFNFDFELPVCESIIITSAVKTQYKNYKSLFLMPLDFEEYLLHEHKHQNTTGAFNQFLKFGNIPQLIHTEEFSKEQNLQNILKLYAKNETEINILKLLFSNIDEKKSIYQLYLVMKKEYKISKDKFYEYCKKYEDNLLIFFVEKYGQEKAVKKLYSYNHAFLPAISHNKKFKNEFSNMIFLELFTRYKQIYYLDNIDFYLPQNNSVILSIPFFNPFLIKNLQKKLSLIIKKYDLKEVFIITIGNTEHFTVENLDIQVLPFYEWAVQ, from the coding sequence ATGAAAACGCTGGAAGCTTGTTATGAATTAAACTTCTCAAAAGTTAATTTTTTAGAGAGAAAAACAAGAATAAAAGACAATTATACTTTATTAATAGGTCCTCCAAAAGCAGGAAAAAGTTTTCTTATATATGATTATTTAAGCACAAAAATAGAAAGTTCTTATTTATATATTGACTTTGAGAATTTTAAAAATACTCAAATAAATAAAAATGATTTGGACATTTTTCTTACAGAAAATAAAATAAAAATACTTGTATTGGAAAATTTTAATTTTGATTTTGAACTACCTGTTTGCGAAAGCATTATTATTACAAGTGCTGTAAAAACACAATATAAAAATTATAAAAGTTTATTTTTAATGCCATTGGATTTTGAAGAGTATTTATTGCATGAGCACAAACATCAAAATACAACAGGGGCTTTTAATCAGTTTTTAAAATTTGGGAATATTCCACAACTTATTCATACTGAAGAGTTTTCAAAAGAACAAAATCTTCAAAATATACTTAAACTTTATGCGAAAAATGAAACAGAAATTAATATTTTAAAACTTTTATTTTCAAATATTGATGAAAAAAAATCTATTTATCAACTCTATTTAGTAATGAAAAAAGAATACAAAATCTCAAAAGATAAATTTTATGAATATTGTAAAAAATATGAAGATAATCTTTTAATATTTTTTGTAGAAAAATACGGACAAGAAAAAGCAGTTAAAAAACTTTATTCCTACAATCATGCATTTTTACCTGCTATTTCACATAATAAAAAATTCAAAAATGAATTCTCAAATATGATTTTTTTAGAATTATTCACGCGTTATAAACAAATATATTATTTAGATAATATTGATTTTTATTTACCACAAAATAACTCTGTAATTTTATCTATTCCTTTTTTCAATCCTTTTTTAATTAAAAATCTGCAAAAAAAGCTCTCTCTTATTATTAAAAAGTATGATTTAAAAGAAGTATTTATTATAACGATTGGAAATACAGAACATTTT